One genomic window of Maribacter aquivivus includes the following:
- a CDS encoding DKNYY domain-containing protein, producing the protein MKYYFSITILLVFISCTTKTEINTNVTSKQLAKNKLLAVQKTEKTDSRKGIFSNHEYSSSYSYNYQFTINDNEVIWQDKGSAVPKNILFSEDTVYINYVEKKSVPYQQAANDTIARYKDSIVTKYDQFIDNRYFFKWFGEFSWQSITLEKYNKKILNGTEYSIPNDDDLKYLKNQKKGFVNYEVLKDSVMYHDTYRSGTTYYLKKEVELFNVKGADPKTLVELSKKYAKDSLNIFYRGHKISKRDVSTFRVINHEQRLFTADKNGVYQKNKLIPGSHGPSFKFINFQLAEDKNQMYHVAGNYSTILKGVDSKTAKVLDCNTCKDRYIIDKKHVYYEGNLIRDANANSFQVIEYEYSKDNKHIFYRNRIIKNADYDSFQILEEPKDIERVTFVMEDKNYEYGNSSHNLELIIRKKE; encoded by the coding sequence ATGAAATATTATTTTAGTATTACAATACTGCTCGTATTTATTTCTTGTACCACTAAAACAGAAATAAACACCAATGTAACCAGTAAGCAACTAGCAAAAAACAAACTTCTGGCAGTTCAGAAAACAGAAAAAACAGACTCACGTAAAGGTATTTTTTCAAATCACGAGTACAGTAGTTCGTATAGTTACAACTACCAATTTACTATAAATGATAATGAAGTAATCTGGCAAGACAAAGGCAGTGCAGTGCCAAAGAATATTCTTTTTAGCGAAGATACTGTCTACATAAACTATGTTGAAAAGAAAAGTGTTCCCTACCAACAAGCTGCTAATGATACTATAGCTAGATACAAAGATTCTATTGTAACAAAATATGATCAATTTATTGACAACAGGTATTTCTTTAAGTGGTTTGGTGAATTTTCGTGGCAATCTATAACCTTAGAAAAATACAATAAAAAAATACTAAATGGCACAGAATATAGTATTCCAAATGATGATGACTTGAAATATCTTAAGAATCAAAAAAAAGGTTTTGTAAATTATGAAGTGTTAAAAGATTCGGTAATGTATCATGATACCTATCGTTCTGGTACCACTTATTATTTAAAAAAAGAAGTAGAACTTTTTAATGTAAAAGGAGCTGATCCCAAAACATTGGTTGAATTGTCTAAAAAGTATGCTAAAGACAGTCTAAACATATTTTATAGAGGGCATAAAATAAGTAAAAGAGACGTTTCTACTTTTAGGGTAATTAATCACGAACAAAGATTATTTACAGCAGATAAAAATGGAGTGTATCAAAAGAATAAGCTAATACCTGGAAGTCATGGTCCAAGCTTTAAATTTATAAATTTTCAATTAGCTGAAGATAAAAATCAGATGTATCATGTAGCTGGTAACTATAGCACAATATTAAAAGGGGTAGACTCAAAAACAGCAAAAGTATTAGATTGTAATACGTGTAAAGATCGTTATATAATAGACAAAAAACATGTGTATTACGAAGGTAATTTAATTAGAGATGCCAATGCAAACTCTTTTCAAGTAATTGAATATGAATACTCTAAAGACAATAAACACATATTTTATAGAAATAGAATAATCAAAAATGCAGATTATGATTCCTTTCAAATACTAGAAGAACCTAAAGATATAGAACGTGTAACATTTGTTATGGAAGATAAAAACTATGAATACGGCAATTCTAGTCATAATTTAGAATTAATTATCCGGAAAAAAGAATAG
- a CDS encoding sterol desaturase family protein yields MHLLDNTKMFWGGLIAANILMYLCTIIISYTWSKVYNHTTLKLTKHDVFNSFIIVTANILVAIPGYFLFKNGNIQFTTTDNFFLDFALLFFAFDLVMYLLHLVSHFIWPFKKFHDTHHSHEYFNAISLYVMAPAESILFGLLLTACALFIQLNVYSFLVFIVLNWALGVIGHLNTNNIKQPLLFGNHVFHKTHHQHANSNFGFYTVIWDRVFGTYHKIK; encoded by the coding sequence ATGCACTTACTAGATAATACAAAAATGTTCTGGGGCGGCTTAATTGCCGCCAACATTCTTATGTATTTATGTACAATTATAATAAGTTATACATGGTCTAAAGTCTATAACCATACAACTCTAAAGCTTACAAAGCATGACGTTTTTAATAGCTTTATTATTGTAACTGCAAATATTTTGGTGGCTATACCTGGCTATTTCTTATTTAAAAATGGAAATATTCAATTTACTACAACTGACAATTTTTTTCTTGATTTTGCACTATTGTTTTTCGCTTTCGATTTGGTAATGTATCTACTTCATTTAGTGTCTCACTTTATATGGCCTTTTAAAAAATTTCATGATACGCATCATTCTCATGAATACTTTAACGCCATCAGTTTGTATGTAATGGCACCTGCTGAATCTATACTTTTCGGATTACTTCTAACCGCTTGTGCTCTATTCATACAGCTTAATGTGTACAGCTTTTTGGTATTTATTGTTCTTAACTGGGCTTTGGGAGTTATTGGTCACTTAAATACCAATAACATAAAGCAACCGTTATTATTTGGCAACCACGTTTTTCATAAAACACACCACCAGCATGCAAATAGCAATTTTGGGTTCTATACCGTTATTTGGGATAGGGTTTTTGGCACCTATCATAAAATTAAATAA
- a CDS encoding toxin-antitoxin system YwqK family antitoxin, which yields MKNILPLLFLVATVQISAQKDTLYFDADWHRTEKENASFFRPLPLEKEGNLYHVKDYFIGGNIQMDGYWSNIEDETLEEKIRWYHKNGQLSESRYYSNGILNGESIVYSQNGFLRAKGEYKNGHGWEGTFIHPCCFNGFIPIYKEGNRIGQQMFYENSNQIAQKKTQQNDSISITRYYDKKGKEIGENRYVNGSIKEGMLASFFINKEDDAKSIEDYMHFKNGEMHGEYAVFDAKENLLSKADYKNGKPHSGTVFSYASLKTYANGKLEGEEIGYSRKKIEVTRGINKDGEHWNGQFIDNYVNSISSYKEGRLEGKQTLYYSDNLEQVKSYEHIQNYDKNGESAYYLKDGKELAKGIYKDHKPWNGTFYDPYNMLFSSFKNGEKHGIFAQYNSVGEILEQQEYENDLLTGMVKSKRLDGEICKCMYKKGEPYTGQVCDTYTITHFEKGITVKRENFEFDYENDTIVFTGDTTYTDGIVSAQTIIADGKTYAVTFKNELPYNGVHYISYSGEMTTYKNGIKEGVFIEQDEENRDLSISGSYKNNERHGLIEFYEKDLKKKTTCIYKKGKPIKGTVINDHTFTIYNKELKQGLEREITETGQEEVIEREAVYDKGIIISESWPRLKNPKGEIAKGNYKDGKPFSGDFFKFESVLASFTHYENGIISGTQYVGFNDYETLAVVDSMQYKSGKPHEGRFMEHTEDRLHFHEYQNGKLLKTIITKDDLNQKIRNTVIYSDTGFIVTEKDSDLVMFRATYLNEEQTKARVEVYSNVDVSAGIIEFHDNKITAININYNEASYDVNYSLVDSQLVISLKKEGILLKASPSLKHIKKFTYKDFLNPEKLFVDGEVTMHSYIDDKHVATGIILNRDFYDGVQIRYDNNSNTYTYFKYNKGERLEWETSLTKEEVLELVSRP from the coding sequence ATGAAAAACATACTTCCCCTACTCTTTTTAGTTGCTACAGTCCAAATATCCGCACAGAAAGACACACTCTATTTTGACGCAGATTGGCATAGAACTGAAAAAGAAAATGCATCCTTTTTTAGACCGCTTCCGCTAGAAAAAGAAGGGAATTTATATCATGTGAAAGACTATTTCATTGGCGGCAATATTCAAATGGATGGTTATTGGTCTAACATTGAAGATGAAACTCTAGAGGAAAAAATTAGATGGTATCATAAAAATGGTCAGCTTTCTGAAAGTAGATATTACTCTAATGGCATACTTAACGGAGAATCTATCGTGTATTCCCAAAACGGATTTTTAAGAGCAAAAGGGGAATATAAAAATGGTCATGGCTGGGAAGGCACTTTTATTCATCCTTGTTGTTTTAATGGGTTTATTCCTATTTACAAAGAAGGCAATCGTATTGGACAACAAATGTTTTATGAAAACTCCAATCAAATTGCCCAGAAAAAAACACAACAAAACGATAGTATTAGTATCACTAGATATTATGATAAAAAAGGAAAAGAAATAGGTGAAAATCGTTATGTAAATGGCAGTATTAAAGAAGGAATGTTAGCCTCTTTTTTTATAAATAAGGAAGATGATGCAAAAAGTATAGAAGATTACATGCATTTCAAAAATGGAGAAATGCATGGTGAGTATGCTGTATTCGATGCTAAAGAAAACCTACTTTCAAAAGCTGATTACAAGAATGGCAAACCGCACAGCGGTACCGTTTTTAGCTATGCCAGTTTAAAAACATATGCCAACGGAAAATTAGAAGGTGAGGAAATAGGATACTCTCGAAAAAAAATAGAAGTGACCAGAGGTATAAATAAAGATGGTGAACATTGGAATGGTCAGTTTATAGATAATTATGTTAACAGTATTTCTAGCTACAAAGAAGGAAGATTAGAAGGCAAGCAAACTTTGTATTATTCCGATAATTTGGAGCAGGTGAAATCATATGAACATATTCAGAATTATGACAAAAACGGTGAAAGCGCATATTATTTAAAGGATGGAAAAGAATTGGCAAAAGGAATCTACAAAGACCATAAACCTTGGAACGGAACTTTCTATGATCCGTATAATATGCTTTTTTCTTCTTTTAAAAATGGTGAAAAACATGGCATATTTGCTCAATATAACAGCGTTGGTGAGATTTTAGAGCAACAAGAATATGAGAATGACCTACTTACCGGTATGGTAAAAAGTAAACGCCTAGACGGAGAAATCTGCAAGTGTATGTATAAAAAGGGAGAGCCCTATACAGGTCAAGTTTGTGACACTTATACGATAACGCACTTTGAAAAAGGAATTACAGTTAAAAGAGAAAATTTCGAGTTTGATTACGAAAATGACACCATTGTTTTTACTGGTGACACCACTTATACAGACGGAATTGTTAGTGCACAAACAATAATTGCAGATGGCAAAACTTATGCCGTTACCTTTAAGAATGAACTACCATATAATGGTGTTCATTACATATCTTATAGTGGTGAAATGACTACTTATAAAAACGGAATAAAAGAAGGTGTTTTTATAGAGCAAGATGAAGAAAATAGAGATTTGAGCATTAGTGGTTCTTATAAAAACAATGAACGCCACGGATTAATTGAGTTCTACGAAAAAGATTTAAAAAAGAAAACCACTTGTATCTATAAAAAAGGGAAACCTATTAAGGGTACAGTTATAAATGACCATACGTTCACAATCTATAATAAAGAACTAAAACAAGGCCTTGAAAGAGAAATAACAGAAACTGGGCAAGAAGAAGTAATAGAGAGAGAAGCTGTATATGACAAAGGTATTATTATATCAGAATCTTGGCCACGCCTAAAAAATCCAAAAGGAGAAATTGCAAAAGGAAATTACAAAGACGGCAAACCTTTTAGTGGTGACTTTTTCAAATTTGAATCTGTTCTAGCCTCATTTACCCACTATGAAAATGGAATAATTTCAGGTACACAGTATGTAGGTTTTAATGACTATGAAACCCTTGCAGTTGTAGATTCTATGCAATATAAATCTGGTAAACCCCATGAAGGTAGATTTATGGAGCATACAGAAGATAGGTTGCATTTTCACGAATACCAAAACGGAAAGCTATTAAAAACCATAATCACCAAAGATGATCTAAATCAAAAAATACGAAATACGGTTATCTATTCTGATACCGGTTTTATCGTTACTGAAAAAGATTCAGATTTGGTGATGTTCAGAGCCACCTATTTAAATGAAGAACAAACGAAAGCAAGAGTTGAAGTATATTCTAACGTAGATGTATCTGCCGGCATAATAGAATTTCACGATAATAAAATTACCGCTATCAACATTAATTACAATGAAGCTAGTTATGATGTTAATTATTCATTGGTAGATTCTCAATTAGTAATCAGCTTAAAAAAAGAAGGAATTCTATTAAAGGCATCCCCTAGTTTAAAACATATTAAGAAGTTTACGTACAAAGACTTTCTTAATCCAGAAAAGCTGTTTGTTGACGGTGAAGTGACCATGCATTCTTATATAGATGATAAGCATGTAGCAACAGGAATAATCTTAAATAGAGATTTTTACGACGGTGTTCAAATACGTTATGATAATAACAGTAACACTTATACCTATTTTAAATACAACAAAGGAGAACGTTTAGAGTGGGAAACAAGTCTGACCAAAGAAGAAGTTTTAGAACTTGTTTCAAGACCATAA
- a CDS encoding toxin-antitoxin system YwqK family antitoxin yields the protein MRNYKIVLLLLLLLVASKLCAQKDTLYFNSKWNQTDKNNAAFFRLVPLEKEGDLYKVEDYYISGNLQMQGYWSNLENETLHGKVTWYFEDGTKSIESEYKNGVLEGANTIYKEGGLVSSKGTYKNNEPYSGSFIVYRLLQTYTNGVLNGEEISYADNGTIATTGINKNGKRFNGEFTNTQTEKTTYKNGRNDGITTSYYDLNFTQKKQSYAVVNGIKEGEEVSYYEDGKEKARGINKAGMSYNGSFYNEYTRKIATYKDGGFYGPLTTFNDQGKIISVREYVNGKVSGRVMSTGLFENKACECEYKEQEPFNGEECKGYDVYKYVDGQLVTLTSYNSENQDEKIEIQFFKEKEKTKKLVNLNGEAYELIYKNGKAYSGQDYNRISGSLTTFKNGTKEGPFQINKKYKDYIASGNYNQGVYDGKIEFENLQSKASTFCTYQNGKPIDGTAIYKDTIVSYKNGLKNGLETPMRAYGAYNSPFDSISRNYKEGKLHGQIQYFEESKLIAEGQYQNNKPFTGVFYEYSGGTSYTRKTYNEGAQLKEEYIAQKFKAIYEYKDNKLQQGKFYCNEELIAEGVYKTDGPFEGSFAILEKIDKNYFPEKYTLTHYKKGKKNGDETVVNFNKNSIEEVTQYKNGKILIKTIFLPFKDKVSLKGTYKNNMPFSGDFLTTLAINLPDTETKSSYQSVSHYENGQKSGMEYFTTMGSNMRVVLDSVSYKDGKPFQGNLLEVYNSDTLEHHYENGNLVQTNIYTWGLSKKPDAIVRYTDKGYKTSKERPSRDITSYSTEVIYTDNDPSEGTAIITGNGNEMGRFSFSEKGISNASFSFKEYDTNVTIESIALNKIALVFDLENMIIKFESTLKPMTTIKPSDVQDWLRLFYFGDGPASFYFDGEETPIATCMYKEGREYNGVTTNINKNGSYNYNLYKKGELVEDQKNITKQQLVQLINTKQ from the coding sequence ATGAGAAACTATAAAATAGTACTCTTACTGCTTTTGCTCTTAGTAGCTTCTAAATTATGTGCCCAAAAAGACACTCTTTATTTTAATTCGAAGTGGAATCAAACAGATAAAAACAATGCTGCTTTTTTTAGACTGGTCCCATTAGAGAAAGAAGGTGATTTATATAAAGTAGAAGACTATTATATAAGTGGCAATCTGCAGATGCAAGGGTACTGGTCTAACTTAGAAAATGAGACCCTACACGGCAAAGTTACTTGGTATTTTGAAGACGGAACAAAATCTATAGAATCAGAATACAAAAATGGCGTTTTAGAAGGTGCAAATACCATTTATAAGGAAGGGGGGCTTGTTAGCTCTAAAGGCACTTATAAGAACAATGAGCCTTACTCAGGTAGTTTTATTGTTTACCGTTTGCTACAAACCTATACCAATGGTGTATTGAATGGCGAAGAAATTAGCTATGCAGATAATGGCACAATAGCCACCACAGGAATTAATAAGAACGGAAAACGATTTAATGGTGAATTCACCAATACCCAAACAGAAAAAACCACCTATAAGAATGGCAGAAATGATGGCATTACAACTTCTTACTACGATTTAAATTTCACGCAGAAAAAGCAATCTTATGCTGTTGTTAATGGCATAAAAGAAGGCGAAGAAGTTTCTTATTATGAAGATGGAAAAGAAAAAGCAAGAGGCATCAATAAAGCGGGAATGTCCTATAATGGTTCATTTTACAATGAATATACGCGCAAAATCGCCACTTATAAAGATGGAGGCTTTTATGGTCCGCTCACCACTTTTAATGATCAAGGTAAAATAATTTCAGTACGTGAATATGTTAATGGAAAGGTTTCTGGCAGGGTAATGAGTACAGGGCTTTTTGAGAATAAGGCATGTGAGTGTGAGTATAAAGAGCAAGAACCTTTTAATGGAGAGGAATGTAAAGGTTATGATGTTTATAAGTATGTAGATGGTCAATTAGTAACGTTAACCTCCTACAATTCTGAAAATCAAGATGAAAAAATAGAAATTCAGTTTTTTAAAGAGAAAGAGAAAACTAAAAAACTCGTCAACCTAAACGGAGAAGCATACGAGTTAATTTATAAAAATGGCAAGGCATATTCTGGTCAAGATTATAATCGTATATCGGGTAGCTTAACCACTTTTAAAAATGGCACAAAAGAAGGTCCTTTTCAAATTAATAAGAAGTACAAGGATTATATCGCATCTGGTAATTATAACCAAGGCGTTTATGACGGAAAAATAGAATTCGAGAATTTACAAAGTAAGGCCAGTACATTCTGTACGTACCAAAATGGAAAACCAATTGATGGTACTGCAATTTACAAAGACACCATTGTATCCTATAAAAACGGACTTAAAAACGGATTAGAAACTCCTATGCGTGCTTATGGAGCTTATAATTCACCTTTTGATAGTATTAGCAGAAACTATAAAGAAGGTAAGTTACATGGTCAAATTCAATATTTTGAAGAAAGTAAATTAATTGCCGAAGGACAGTACCAAAACAACAAACCTTTTACGGGCGTATTTTATGAATATTCTGGCGGAACCAGTTATACGAGAAAAACCTATAACGAAGGCGCACAATTAAAAGAGGAATATATTGCTCAGAAATTTAAGGCTATCTATGAGTACAAAGACAATAAACTTCAACAAGGAAAATTCTATTGTAACGAGGAATTAATTGCTGAAGGTGTCTATAAAACAGACGGTCCGTTTGAAGGTAGTTTTGCCATATTAGAAAAAATTGACAAGAACTATTTCCCTGAGAAATACACACTTACGCACTATAAAAAAGGTAAGAAAAATGGGGATGAAACTGTGGTTAATTTTAACAAAAATTCAATAGAAGAGGTTACTCAATATAAAAATGGAAAAATTTTAATTAAAACAATTTTCCTCCCTTTTAAAGATAAAGTTAGCCTCAAAGGCACCTATAAAAACAACATGCCTTTTTCGGGAGATTTTTTAACCACACTAGCTATTAACCTACCAGATACAGAAACGAAAAGTAGCTATCAATCTGTAAGTCATTATGAAAATGGTCAAAAATCAGGCATGGAATATTTTACTACCATGGGTTCTAATATGCGGGTGGTACTAGATAGTGTAAGCTATAAAGACGGAAAACCATTTCAGGGCAATCTACTTGAAGTATACAATAGCGATACCCTAGAGCATCATTATGAAAATGGAAATTTAGTACAGACTAATATTTATACATGGGGACTAAGCAAAAAACCAGATGCTATAGTTAGGTATACTGACAAAGGCTATAAAACCTCTAAGGAAAGACCTTCTAGAGACATAACAAGCTATTCTACCGAAGTAATTTATACAGATAACGACCCTAGTGAAGGAACCGCAATTATTACCGGTAATGGAAATGAAATGGGCAGATTTTCATTCTCAGAGAAAGGTATTTCTAATGCTTCATTTTCATTTAAGGAATATGACACAAACGTTACCATAGAAAGTATTGCCCTAAATAAAATAGCGCTAGTTTTTGACTTAGAAAATATGATTATAAAGTTTGAAAGCACTCTTAAACCTATGACTACTATAAAACCTAGTGATGTTCAAGATTGGCTTCGATTATTTTATTTTGGTGATGGTCCGGCAAGTTTTTATTTCGATGGAGAAGAAACACCTATTGCTACATGTATGTACAAAGAAGGTAGGGAGTACAACGGCGTTACAACTAACATAAATAAAAATGGCAGCTATAACTATAACTTGTATAAGAAAGGCGAATTGGTTGAAGATCAAAAAAACATAACCAAGCAGCAATTAGTACAACTAATTAACACCAAGCAATAA
- a CDS encoding WD40/YVTN/BNR-like repeat-containing protein, whose product MKIVQFLMLTLLVVLHSCKGQNNQEEKPLTGFNKVELVLDNEFVTKDTITQKGTSFLNASTNQNVSVLHHIEETGFHMYNGMSFKNKDIGVIVGGAGLITRITKDCGKTWLENRFSRFGNPFYSAAFSGDNIFVIGDSEYIFSTPDLGEKWSVFNTKDLYEKRGYFFNKYYKIRFVNEQVGFITGYGYINGEDESFAVILKTVDAGKTWATIEHKGLEKETEGISDFIAFSEKEIIVVTFSGRSYKSTNGGLIWQLLFETDGEDYVNLNSIAFLNQNTGLIGGLGGDLFYTENGGKEWRKIDMPQDGDGHKANISDILFTQKSALITTSISSDYYRDTFVYEFNIEDATIKPFLTSENEEVLFSGESYGIQAMDGDILILDRDNLYKTAIHLKEHQPISSREKQQDRLRRPVQKTDVAPNAFKGQRQQFEDGLNDIVNELEVKHEEIPADGEYIYDISYAEYQEQTMSEKVRVVIKGNSIKILSEDNPSMTAEKGDILDEGILRKHNETGDWLISNNPSDVYLEAYGDCVGSPMVIDFIKKAYKTC is encoded by the coding sequence ATGAAAATAGTACAGTTCCTAATGCTTACATTACTAGTTGTTCTACACTCTTGTAAAGGGCAAAACAATCAAGAAGAAAAACCACTTACTGGCTTTAACAAGGTAGAATTAGTTCTAGACAATGAGTTTGTAACTAAAGATACCATTACCCAAAAAGGAACAAGCTTTTTAAATGCTTCAACCAACCAAAATGTTTCTGTTTTACATCATATAGAAGAAACAGGGTTTCATATGTATAATGGTATGTCTTTTAAAAACAAAGATATTGGGGTAATCGTTGGTGGCGCAGGATTAATAACAAGAATTACCAAAGATTGCGGTAAAACGTGGTTAGAAAATCGTTTTTCTAGATTCGGTAATCCGTTTTATTCTGCAGCATTTTCAGGTGACAACATCTTTGTTATAGGTGATAGCGAATATATTTTTAGCACACCAGATTTAGGAGAAAAATGGAGTGTATTTAATACAAAAGATCTCTATGAAAAAAGAGGTTATTTCTTTAACAAATATTACAAAATACGCTTTGTTAACGAGCAAGTTGGTTTTATTACCGGTTATGGATATATCAATGGAGAAGACGAAAGTTTTGCTGTCATTCTAAAAACCGTAGATGCAGGTAAAACTTGGGCTACTATTGAACACAAAGGCTTAGAAAAAGAAACAGAAGGAATTTCAGACTTTATTGCGTTTTCAGAAAAGGAAATAATCGTAGTAACTTTTTCTGGTAGAAGCTATAAAAGTACTAATGGCGGTTTAATTTGGCAACTACTGTTTGAGACAGACGGTGAAGATTATGTAAACCTCAACTCTATTGCATTCTTAAACCAAAATACTGGCTTAATAGGCGGTCTAGGAGGCGATTTATTCTATACAGAGAATGGTGGAAAAGAATGGCGTAAAATTGACATGCCGCAAGACGGTGACGGACATAAAGCCAACATTTCCGATATTCTTTTTACCCAAAAATCTGCATTAATTACAACAAGTATATCTTCAGATTATTACAGAGATACCTTTGTTTATGAATTTAATATAGAAGATGCCACGATTAAACCTTTCTTGACATCAGAAAATGAAGAGGTGCTATTTTCTGGTGAGTCATATGGAATTCAGGCTATGGACGGTGATATTTTGATTTTAGATAGAGACAATTTGTATAAAACAGCAATACACCTAAAAGAACACCAGCCTATTTCATCTAGAGAGAAGCAACAAGATAGGCTCAGAAGACCAGTGCAAAAAACGGATGTAGCTCCAAATGCATTCAAAGGACAAAGACAGCAATTTGAAGATGGTCTAAACGATATAGTAAATGAGTTAGAGGTAAAGCATGAAGAAATTCCTGCTGATGGAGAATACATTTATGACATATCTTATGCAGAGTATCAAGAACAAACCATGAGTGAAAAAGTACGTGTTGTAATTAAAGGGAATTCCATTAAAATATTATCAGAAGACAACCCATCTATGACAGCAGAAAAAGGAGATATTTTAGATGAAGGCATTCTAAGAAAACATAATGAAACTGGTGATTGGTTAATTAGTAATAATCCATCTGATGTCTATTTAGAAGCTTACGGCGATTGTGTTGGAAGCCCAATGGTTATTGATTTCATCAAAAAAGCATATAAGACTTGCTAA
- a CDS encoding NADase-type glycan-binding domain-containing protein has product MKRTILLFFSIYFIVQLSVFTQEPPTLEPRIETAYNFEDKKELWSTCESLFTDMTVWNNYDEDERNKLTSKCGALGYSEACENMWSIVCGDDWTDEGYNISHLDDTTAFCKVSSALQPQNGNLYDYSSISDLSYATAWVEGVEGDGIGEYVEFSFPAQHPRITTIKIANGYIKDKTTWKNNSRVRQLKVCVNDTEFAILNLRDVYAEQVYEIPTIGFEITYRGYNDDGTSWYKYKDENGNTFKSYNKEIESGDTIRFEIISVYKGDKYDDTAITEIYFSGLDVY; this is encoded by the coding sequence ATGAAAAGAACCATACTACTTTTCTTCTCGATATACTTTATCGTTCAATTATCAGTATTTACTCAAGAGCCACCTACTCTTGAGCCTAGAATAGAAACAGCATATAATTTTGAAGATAAAAAAGAATTATGGTCTACATGTGAATCATTATTCACAGATATGACCGTTTGGAACAATTATGATGAAGACGAAAGAAATAAATTGACAAGCAAATGTGGAGCGTTAGGTTACAGTGAAGCATGTGAAAACATGTGGAGTATTGTTTGCGGCGATGATTGGACAGATGAAGGATATAACATAAGCCATTTAGATGATACTACTGCGTTCTGCAAAGTATCATCTGCTTTACAACCGCAAAATGGCAATTTATACGACTACTCTAGTATAAGTGACTTGAGTTATGCCACAGCATGGGTTGAGGGTGTTGAAGGAGATGGAATTGGTGAATATGTTGAGTTTAGCTTCCCTGCGCAGCATCCACGTATTACAACTATTAAGATTGCAAATGGATATATCAAAGACAAGACTACCTGGAAAAATAACTCCCGAGTAAGGCAATTAAAAGTATGTGTAAACGATACAGAATTTGCCATTTTAAATCTTAGAGATGTGTATGCAGAGCAGGTTTATGAAATACCAACAATAGGTTTTGAAATAACATACCGCGGCTATAATGACGATGGTACAAGTTGGTATAAATACAAAGATGAGAATGGTAACACATTCAAATCTTATAATAAAGAAATAGAATCAGGAGATACAATAAGGTTTGAAATCATAAGTGTTTACAAAGGTGATAAATACGATGATACCGCTATAACAGAAATATATTTTTCGGGATTAGATGTGTATTAA
- a CDS encoding M949_RS01915 family surface polysaccharide biosynthesis protein gives MKTFTTLLILIVTSFSFAQSKENIEKFRALEPDVWLGIWDRENSSKEIKIDSINYNEIPKSLDFKGTVVEALKWTDATGENILIQTVTGNFTWLDYEKDSTDYMLQDKAELYAYLFTKSNTEQEYKKKWRVYDYIECYGVDWFIGFIPKATTVTDLDQDGITEIAIPYVLMCRGGMDPGIMKIIMFEENTKYAFRGETMLMCGNENAYGGKYEASSNLEQKPSFNAFLKQHWNRNKCEEGKYY, from the coding sequence ATGAAAACCTTTACAACACTCTTAATCCTAATAGTAACCAGCTTCTCCTTTGCACAAAGTAAAGAAAACATAGAAAAATTTAGAGCATTAGAACCCGATGTTTGGTTGGGCATTTGGGATAGAGAGAATTCTAGCAAAGAAATAAAAATTGATAGCATAAACTATAATGAAATTCCAAAATCATTAGATTTTAAAGGCACCGTTGTTGAAGCCCTAAAATGGACAGATGCTACGGGTGAGAATATTCTAATACAAACGGTAACAGGGAACTTTACTTGGTTGGACTATGAAAAAGATAGTACAGATTATATGCTTCAGGACAAAGCTGAACTCTATGCCTATTTGTTTACAAAAAGTAATACTGAACAAGAGTATAAAAAGAAGTGGCGGGTATACGATTATATAGAGTGTTATGGGGTAGATTGGTTTATTGGCTTTATACCAAAAGCAACTACAGTTACAGATTTGGACCAAGACGGTATTACTGAAATAGCTATACCCTATGTATTAATGTGCCGTGGAGGAATGGATCCCGGCATCATGAAAATCATCATGTTCGAAGAAAATACGAAATACGCCTTTAGAGGAGAAACCATGCTTATGTGCGGTAATGAAAATGCGTATGGCGGCAAATATGAAGCTAGCTCCAATTTAGAACAAAAACCAAGCTTTAACGCTTTTCTAAAACAGCATTGGAATAGAAATAAATGTGAAGAAGGAAAATACTACTAG